In Clostridium sporogenes, one genomic interval encodes:
- a CDS encoding TraR/DksA C4-type zinc finger protein produces MDKNSLEYFKNKLIREKEGVNSLLEEMKDNETIDSNSAISMELSNYDNHPADTGSEIFEKEKGLALKENEISIMKKINDALKNIEDGSYGVCKSCGKHIPKERLEFVPYAEFCVKCQNEVSGKNVRKVQRPIEEEVLGYPFGYGYNDKTTKVEFDAEDSYQSVEFFNKMKNMDEYYNVGEEQDLEEEGYVEPVERISNEYYKSTLYD; encoded by the coding sequence ATGGATAAAAATTCTTTAGAATATTTTAAAAATAAACTTATAAGAGAAAAAGAAGGCGTAAACTCTTTGCTAGAGGAAATGAAGGATAATGAAACCATAGATTCTAACTCTGCCATAAGCATGGAATTATCTAATTATGATAACCATCCTGCAGATACAGGGTCAGAAATTTTTGAAAAAGAAAAAGGGCTGGCTCTTAAGGAAAATGAAATATCTATAATGAAAAAAATAAATGATGCATTAAAAAATATAGAGGATGGAAGTTATGGAGTTTGTAAGAGTTGTGGGAAACATATACCAAAGGAAAGATTAGAATTTGTTCCTTATGCAGAGTTTTGTGTTAAATGCCAAAATGAAGTTAGTGGAAAAAATGTTAGAAAAGTTCAAAGACCTATTGAAGAAGAAGTATTGGGTTATCCTTTTGGATATGGATATAATGATAAAACTACAAAAGTAGAATTTGATGCAGAAGATTCTTATCAAAGTGTAGAGTTTTTTAATAAGATGAAAAATATGGATGAATATTACAATGTAGGAGAAGAACAGGATTTAGAAGAAGAAGGCTATGTAGAACCAGTAGAAAGAATAAGTAATGAGTATTATAAAAGTACATTATATGATTAA